A stretch of Bradyrhizobium sp. AZCC 2262 DNA encodes these proteins:
- a CDS encoding ABC transporter permease, translating to MTTVTITAAETPKSRIDWTRPVLWLFAAFMIVLIVLPLSWLAVFAFTDKARHPTLQNFVTLFTDPAFLDPLLTTAIIATTSAVICCLVAAPIGWLVSRTDMPGRQTIRALVTASFVTPPFLGAVAWELLAAPNSGLLNQLYRYLTGAEDPLFDIYTLTGLIFVISCYTFPFVFVLVANALDNMPGELEDASAILGGKAWTTARRVTIPLALPALVAGALIAFLQAMTLFGSPAILALPAGFHTMTTKIWSLFQYPPKLELAAAAAVPLLLLTILLLQGQKFLLGRRGFSVVGGKYGAPRRVEMKGWRWAALAFCLVVLLNPVFLPYFALLNAAFSPNATTLVTPSTATLHNIVFVFTELSSTQLALKNTVILGASTATIGTILALVIAYVTTRRVIASHRVLGFLATAPVAVPGIVLGVGLFLSYTRPPFVLYGTLWILLLAFLTINLPSAYQQLQAAFATIHPELEDASRILGATRLQALRHITAPLLRTGVIATWCFIFIGVMRELSAAIVLFTSQTKVLSVLIYDLNESGDLAAISVLGIAMLVITFAVVLAVNRIPMFGGGAAARLRNS from the coding sequence ATGACCACCGTCACGATCACTGCCGCTGAAACCCCAAAATCCCGCATCGACTGGACCCGCCCCGTCCTGTGGCTGTTCGCCGCGTTCATGATCGTGCTGATCGTGCTGCCGCTGTCGTGGCTGGCGGTTTTTGCGTTCACGGACAAGGCACGGCATCCGACGCTACAGAATTTCGTCACGCTGTTCACCGACCCGGCGTTCCTCGATCCGCTGCTGACGACGGCGATCATCGCCACCACCTCGGCGGTGATCTGCTGCCTTGTCGCAGCTCCCATCGGCTGGCTGGTGTCGCGCACCGACATGCCGGGGCGCCAGACCATCCGCGCGCTGGTGACGGCGTCCTTTGTCACGCCGCCGTTTCTCGGCGCGGTCGCCTGGGAATTGCTGGCGGCGCCGAACAGCGGCCTGTTGAACCAGCTTTATCGCTATCTCACCGGCGCCGAAGATCCCCTGTTCGACATCTATACGCTCACCGGACTGATCTTCGTGATCTCCTGCTACACGTTTCCGTTCGTCTTCGTACTGGTCGCCAACGCGCTCGACAACATGCCGGGCGAGCTGGAAGACGCCTCCGCCATTCTCGGCGGCAAGGCATGGACCACGGCGCGGCGCGTCACGATCCCCTTGGCGCTGCCCGCGCTGGTCGCGGGCGCGCTGATCGCGTTCTTGCAGGCGATGACGCTGTTCGGATCGCCCGCGATCCTGGCGCTGCCGGCCGGCTTCCACACTATGACGACGAAAATCTGGAGCCTGTTCCAGTATCCGCCAAAACTCGAACTCGCGGCCGCCGCGGCCGTGCCGCTGCTGCTGCTCACGATCCTGCTGCTGCAGGGCCAGAAATTTCTACTCGGCCGCCGCGGTTTTTCCGTGGTCGGCGGCAAATATGGCGCGCCGCGCCGGGTCGAGATGAAGGGCTGGCGCTGGGCGGCGCTGGCGTTCTGCCTTGTCGTGCTGCTCAATCCGGTGTTCCTGCCCTACTTCGCGCTGCTCAACGCGGCGTTCTCGCCGAACGCGACCACGCTGGTGACGCCGTCGACGGCGACGCTGCACAACATCGTGTTCGTCTTCACCGAATTGTCGTCGACCCAGCTCGCATTGAAAAACACGGTGATCCTGGGCGCATCGACGGCGACCATCGGCACGATCCTCGCGCTCGTCATCGCCTATGTCACGACCCGTCGCGTGATCGCGAGCCACCGCGTGCTCGGCTTTCTCGCGACCGCGCCGGTCGCGGTACCCGGCATCGTACTCGGTGTCGGGCTGTTCCTGAGTTACACGCGGCCGCCCTTCGTGCTCTACGGCACGCTGTGGATCCTGCTGCTGGCGTTCCTCACCATCAATTTGCCCTCGGCCTATCAGCAATTGCAGGCGGCGTTTGCGACCATTCACCCCGAGCTGGAAGACGCCAGCCGCATCCTCGGCGCGACGCGGCTGCAGGCGCTGCGCCATATCACCGCGCCCTTGTTGCGCACCGGCGTGATCGCGACCTGGTGCTTCATCTTCATCGGCGTGATGCGCGAACTATCCGCGGCGATCGTGCTGTTCACCTCGCAGACCAAGGTGCTGTCGGTGTTGATTTACGACCTCAACGAAAGCGGCGACCTTGCCGCGATTTCGGTGCTGGGCATTGCGATGCTGGTGATCACGTTTGCGGTGGTGCTCGCGGTGAACCGGATTCCGATGTTCGGGGGCGGCGCCGCGGCGAGGCTGAGGAATAGCTAG
- a CDS encoding ABC transporter substrate-binding protein: MKRRKLSRRDVLQGAATLAAGTMFASPVRAQAPEPVAITPDLVEAAKKEGKLILYSSMDLPVGEKLGKAFEAAYPGITIQIERSGSERLFQRIDQEFGSGIRAADVINTSDASHVITWKRNKWLAPFVSEDMARHFLPEYRDPDGMSATSRIYLSSMAYNTNLVKAEDAPKSFADLLDPKWAGKMVKGHPAYSGTIMTATFQLIRELGWDYLEKLSKQRVMQVQSSTDPPKKLSLGERAVMADGNEYGVVLLKEAGQPVEPIYPAEGAPTISGPTAIFASAPHPNAARLFQAWLHTRETQQFFTDFTAQYSVHAQVQSKPGRRKISDIKLMKEDAEGVEKMAEEIKTRYARLFRV; encoded by the coding sequence ATGAAGCGCCGAAAACTTTCGAGACGCGACGTCCTGCAAGGCGCGGCCACGCTCGCCGCCGGGACGATGTTCGCCTCCCCCGTTCGCGCCCAGGCGCCGGAGCCGGTCGCGATCACGCCTGATCTGGTGGAGGCGGCGAAGAAGGAAGGCAAACTGATCCTTTACTCGTCGATGGACCTGCCGGTCGGCGAAAAGCTCGGCAAGGCGTTCGAGGCCGCCTATCCCGGCATAACCATTCAGATCGAGCGTTCCGGTTCGGAACGGTTGTTTCAGCGGATCGACCAGGAATTCGGTTCGGGCATCCGCGCAGCCGACGTGATCAACACCTCGGATGCGTCGCACGTCATCACCTGGAAGCGGAACAAGTGGCTGGCGCCATTTGTATCGGAGGATATGGCCCGGCATTTTCTTCCTGAATATCGCGACCCCGACGGCATGTCCGCCACGTCGCGGATCTATTTGTCGTCGATGGCCTACAACACCAATCTGGTAAAGGCCGAAGACGCACCGAAAAGCTTTGCCGACCTGCTTGATCCCAAATGGGCAGGCAAGATGGTCAAGGGCCACCCGGCCTATAGCGGCACCATCATGACTGCGACCTTCCAGCTGATCCGTGAGCTGGGCTGGGATTACCTGGAGAAGCTGTCGAAGCAGCGGGTCATGCAGGTGCAGTCCTCGACCGATCCGCCGAAAAAGCTTTCGCTTGGCGAACGCGCCGTGATGGCCGACGGCAATGAATACGGCGTCGTGCTGCTGAAGGAAGCCGGCCAACCGGTCGAGCCGATCTATCCGGCCGAAGGCGCGCCGACGATCTCGGGGCCGACGGCGATCTTTGCGTCAGCGCCGCACCCGAACGCCGCGCGGCTGTTCCAGGCCTGGCTGCACACCCGCGAGACGCAACAATTCTTCACCGACTTCACCGCGCAGTATTCGGTTCACGCGCAGGTGCAATCGAAGCCGGGGCGGCGGAAGATTTCGGACATCAAGCTGATGAAGGAAGATGCGGAGGGCGTCGAGAAGATGGCTGAAGAGATCAAGACGCGCTATGCGCGGTTGTTCAGGGTTTGA
- a CDS encoding efflux RND transporter periplasmic adaptor subunit — protein sequence MNNIIKNKRLVGAGLVLAALAIAAGATFLSGRGGSAQAETATAAPAALPVSVSVVAPRQTVPWDEFSGRLEAVERVEIRSRVAGAIQEIHFTEGALVKQGDLLILIDPSLYAADVARAEGQVAAAKARLILTKSDFERGQQLTDSRTISQRDFDGRVNAYREAEANLKAAEATLQTAKLNLGYTEVRAPVSGRVGKLEITVGNLIAAGPGTPVLTTLVSVDPIYASFNADEQVVTRALRTLADESTPSEIGRIPVQMGTGTTDGTPYRGKMQLIDNQVDARSGTVRVRAVFDNADGRLMPGQFARLLMGQPKAEPVLLISERAVGTDQNKKFVMVVDKDSKAEYREVALGVSIDGMRVVTGGLHAGERIVVKGLQRVRPGALVAPEVVAMGFASSATEVAQR from the coding sequence ATGAATAATATTATCAAAAACAAACGCTTGGTTGGGGCAGGGCTGGTGCTGGCCGCCTTGGCCATCGCTGCAGGCGCGACTTTCTTGAGCGGTCGAGGCGGAAGCGCGCAGGCCGAGACGGCCACAGCAGCGCCCGCAGCCCTGCCGGTCTCGGTCTCCGTCGTCGCGCCCCGGCAGACCGTGCCTTGGGACGAGTTTTCCGGCCGGCTTGAGGCCGTCGAACGGGTCGAAATCCGCTCCCGAGTCGCAGGCGCGATTCAGGAAATCCACTTTACGGAGGGGGCGTTGGTCAAGCAGGGCGACCTGTTGATCCTGATCGATCCGTCGCTGTATGCGGCCGATGTGGCGCGCGCCGAAGGCCAGGTGGCCGCGGCCAAGGCGCGCCTGATCCTCACCAAGAGCGATTTCGAGCGCGGCCAGCAATTGACGGATTCGCGCACGATCTCGCAGCGCGATTTTGACGGTCGCGTTAACGCCTACCGAGAGGCCGAAGCCAATCTCAAGGCGGCCGAGGCGACGCTGCAAACGGCAAAACTCAATCTCGGCTATACCGAAGTACGCGCGCCGGTCTCCGGGCGGGTCGGCAAGCTCGAGATCACCGTCGGCAATCTGATCGCCGCCGGACCTGGCACGCCGGTTCTGACCACGCTGGTCTCGGTCGATCCGATTTATGCCAGCTTCAACGCCGATGAGCAGGTGGTGACGCGGGCATTGCGGACGCTGGCGGATGAATCGACGCCGTCCGAGATCGGACGCATCCCGGTGCAGATGGGGACCGGCACCACCGACGGCACACCCTACAGGGGGAAGATGCAGCTGATCGACAACCAGGTCGATGCGCGCAGCGGCACCGTGCGGGTGCGTGCGGTGTTCGATAACGCCGATGGCAGGCTGATGCCGGGCCAGTTCGCGCGGCTGCTGATGGGACAGCCCAAGGCCGAGCCGGTGTTGCTGATCAGCGAACGCGCCGTCGGCACCGACCAGAACAAGAAATTCGTGATGGTCGTCGACAAGGACAGCAAGGCGGAATATCGCGAAGTTGCGCTCGGCGTATCGATCGACGGCATGCGCGTAGTGACCGGCGGGCTGCACGCCGGCGAACGCATCGTGGTCAAGGGACTGCAGCGTGTGCGTCCCGGTGCGCTGGTCGCGCCCGAGGTGGTGGCGATGGGTTTTGCTTCTTCCGCGACCGAGGTGGCGCAACGCTAG
- a CDS encoding ABC transporter ATP-binding protein — MDLRGLTKRFGSLAVVDNVSLKIDHGQLVCLLGPSGCGKTTTLRLIAGFLEPSDGEIHVGERLVSSKARTLPPEQRNMSMIFQSYALWPHMTVTENIVYGLRLRKLDRDTIAKKLAAILATTKLEPLAQRYPGELSGGQQQRVALARALIVEPQTLLLDEPLSNLDANLREEMRFEIRRLHDEYRYTTVYVTHDQSEAMTTADLIAVMNGGKIDQLGTPEDIYARPESEFVARFIGASNVVKGTALDATHVAFAGATLKVVGAPLTSGQSAVVAIRQHDIGLSTQAPASPENAIKAVVTRQVYLGAARDYMVEVADGTSLRATTPTETNVQKGSEVWLTLPPERCRALSR; from the coding sequence GTGGATTTGCGTGGCCTGACCAAGCGATTCGGCTCGCTTGCGGTGGTCGATAACGTCTCCTTGAAAATCGACCATGGACAACTGGTCTGCCTGCTCGGCCCATCCGGCTGCGGCAAGACCACGACGCTGCGGCTGATTGCCGGTTTTCTGGAACCCTCCGACGGCGAGATCCATGTCGGCGAGCGGCTGGTATCGTCGAAGGCGCGCACGCTGCCGCCCGAACAGCGCAACATGTCGATGATCTTCCAGAGCTACGCGCTGTGGCCGCACATGACGGTGACCGAAAACATCGTCTACGGTCTGCGCCTGCGTAAGCTCGACCGCGACACCATCGCGAAAAAACTCGCGGCGATTTTGGCCACGACCAAGCTCGAGCCGCTGGCGCAGCGCTATCCCGGCGAACTCTCCGGCGGGCAGCAGCAGCGCGTGGCGCTCGCGCGCGCGCTGATCGTCGAACCGCAGACGCTGCTGCTCGATGAGCCGCTCTCCAACCTCGACGCCAATCTGCGCGAGGAGATGCGGTTCGAAATCCGCAGGCTGCATGACGAGTACCGCTACACCACCGTCTACGTCACCCATGACCAGTCCGAGGCGATGACCACGGCCGACCTGATCGCGGTGATGAACGGCGGCAAAATCGACCAGCTCGGTACGCCCGAAGACATCTATGCCCGCCCCGAGTCCGAGTTCGTCGCCCGCTTCATCGGCGCCAGCAATGTCGTCAAGGGCACCGCGCTTGATGCCACCCATGTTGCCTTTGCGGGCGCGACATTGAAGGTGGTCGGTGCGCCGCTCACATCGGGCCAAAGCGCCGTGGTCGCGATCCGCCAGCACGATATCGGGCTTTCGACGCAGGCGCCGGCTTCGCCCGAGAATGCGATCAAGGCCGTCGTCACGCGCCAGGTCTATCTCGGCGCCGCGCGCGACTACATGGTGGAAGTGGCCGACGGCACCAGTTTGCGCGCCACCACGCCGACTGAAACCAACGTGCAAAAAGGCAGCGAGGTCTGGTTGACGCTGCCGCCCGAGCGCTGCCGGGCGCTGAGCCGTTAA
- a CDS encoding TetR/AcrR family transcriptional regulator, which translates to MAMGRPREFDVEKALDLALQVFWRKGYEGASMADLTETMGITKPSLYSAFGNKEELFRKALDRYVDGPGGYFQVALAKPTTRAVVEHLLYESADAVTDPNHPPGCLAVQGALSCGDAAESIKQELMSRRAKGEQDLRQRFERATAEGDLPEGSDAADLAAYLSAILQGMAVQAAGGTTREQLRKIAEMALRTWPPPSLASV; encoded by the coding sequence ATGGCGATGGGACGGCCCCGCGAATTCGATGTCGAAAAGGCGCTCGACCTGGCGCTCCAGGTGTTCTGGCGCAAAGGCTACGAAGGCGCGTCGATGGCGGACCTCACGGAAACCATGGGGATCACCAAGCCGAGCCTTTATTCCGCGTTCGGCAACAAGGAAGAACTGTTTCGCAAGGCGCTGGATCGTTACGTCGACGGCCCCGGCGGTTACTTTCAGGTCGCGCTGGCCAAGCCGACCACGCGCGCCGTGGTCGAACACTTGCTGTATGAAAGCGCCGATGCCGTCACTGACCCGAACCATCCGCCAGGATGTCTGGCGGTCCAAGGCGCACTGAGCTGCGGCGATGCCGCCGAATCCATCAAGCAGGAATTGATGTCGCGCCGCGCCAAAGGCGAACAGGATTTGCGCCAGCGCTTCGAGCGGGCGACCGCCGAAGGCGACCTGCCTGAGGGATCCGATGCCGCCGATCTCGCAGCCTACCTGTCGGCGATCCTGCAGGGCATGGCGGTGCAGGCGGCCGGCGGCACGACGCGCGAGCAATTGCGCAAGATCGCCGAGATGGCGCTGCGCACGTGGCCGCCGCCGAGTCTGGCGTCGGTCTGA
- a CDS encoding S9 family peptidase codes for MTQAAKKTALPAPVAPRRPHAFTTHSITVTDDYAWLKDAKWQEVLRDPSILDPDIRKYLEAENDYTESLLGHTAPLQKKLVAEMRGRIKEDDSSVPAPDGPFAYLRKFREGGQHEMFGRTPREGGDVRIVLDGDALAKDHEYFKFGSARHSPDHKLQAWSADTKGSEYFSIRVRDWVDCADRDDLVEETDGGIVWSKDCNSFFYVKLDDNHRPMQVWRHKLGTQQADDTLVYEEQDSGWFTHLHESSSGRFCVIAGGDHETSEQRLIDLEHPEAPPRLVAAREEGVQYSLADRGDELFILTNADDAIDFKVVTAPLAAPERANWRDLIPYREGVYVLDVELYAGHMVRLERANALPAIIIRDLANGEEHAIAFDEAAYSLDTMGGYEFETTNLRFSYSSMTTPAEVYDYDMATRARVLRKRQEIPSGHNPADYVTTRIMAASHDGALVPVSILHRKDLVRDGRAPLLLYGYGSYGMAMPASFAANRLSLVDRGFVYAIAHIRGGADKGWGWYLDGKREKKTNSFDDFAAAGRALCDAKYTSAKRIVGHGGSAGGMLMGAVANRSGELFAGIVAEVPFVDVLNTMLDDTLPLTPPEWPEWGNPIESEKDFRTILSYSPYDNLAAKDYPAILAMGGLTDPRVTYWEPAKWIARLRATMSAGGPVLLRTNMGAGHGGASGRFNRLDEVAIAYAFALWAVGMAEKGEV; via the coding sequence GTGACCCAAGCCGCCAAGAAAACCGCCCTGCCCGCTCCCGTCGCCCCGCGCCGCCCGCATGCCTTCACCACGCACAGCATCACGGTGACGGACGATTACGCATGGCTGAAGGATGCCAAATGGCAGGAAGTGCTGCGCGATCCCTCGATACTGGATCCGGATATCAGAAAATATCTGGAAGCGGAAAACGACTACACGGAGAGCCTGCTCGGCCATACCGCGCCGTTGCAGAAGAAGCTGGTCGCGGAAATGCGCGGCCGGATCAAGGAAGACGATTCCAGCGTGCCGGCGCCGGATGGCCCGTTTGCCTATTTGCGAAAATTCCGCGAGGGCGGGCAGCATGAAATGTTCGGCCGCACGCCGCGCGAAGGCGGCGACGTAAGAATCGTGCTCGACGGCGACGCGCTAGCCAAAGACCATGAATATTTCAAGTTCGGCAGCGCGCGGCATTCGCCTGACCACAAGCTGCAGGCGTGGAGCGCCGACACCAAGGGCTCGGAATATTTCTCGATACGCGTGCGCGACTGGGTTGATTGCGCCGATCGCGACGATCTCGTCGAAGAGACCGATGGCGGAATCGTCTGGAGCAAGGATTGCAACAGCTTCTTCTACGTCAAGCTCGACGACAACCACCGCCCGATGCAGGTATGGCGCCACAAGCTCGGCACCCAACAGGCCGACGACACGCTCGTTTATGAAGAGCAGGATTCCGGCTGGTTCACCCATCTGCATGAGAGCTCGTCCGGCCGCTTCTGCGTCATCGCCGGCGGCGACCATGAGACCTCGGAGCAGCGGCTGATCGACCTCGAACATCCCGAGGCGCCGCCGCGGCTGGTCGCGGCGCGCGAGGAAGGCGTGCAATATTCGCTGGCCGACCGTGGCGATGAACTGTTCATTCTCACCAATGCCGACGACGCCATCGACTTCAAGGTCGTCACCGCGCCCCTCGCCGCACCCGAACGCGCCAACTGGCGCGATCTGATTCCATATCGCGAGGGCGTCTATGTGCTCGATGTCGAGCTCTATGCCGGCCACATGGTGCGGCTGGAGCGCGCCAATGCGCTGCCTGCGATCATCATCCGCGACCTCGCTAACGGCGAAGAGCACGCCATCGCCTTCGACGAGGCCGCCTACTCGCTCGACACCATGGGTGGTTACGAGTTCGAGACCACGAATTTGCGGTTCTCCTACTCGTCGATGACGACGCCGGCGGAAGTCTATGATTACGACATGGCCACGCGAGCGCGCGTGCTGCGCAAGCGGCAGGAGATTCCGTCCGGCCATAACCCGGCCGACTATGTCACCACGCGCATCATGGCGGCCTCGCATGACGGCGCGTTGGTGCCGGTCTCGATCCTGCACCGCAAGGACCTCGTGCGCGACGGCCGCGCGCCGCTTTTGCTCTACGGCTACGGCTCCTACGGCATGGCGATGCCGGCGTCGTTTGCCGCCAACCGGCTGTCGCTGGTCGATCGCGGTTTTGTCTACGCGATCGCGCATATCCGCGGGGGTGCGGACAAAGGCTGGGGCTGGTATCTCGACGGCAAGCGCGAGAAGAAGACGAACTCGTTCGATGATTTCGCCGCCGCAGGCCGGGCGCTGTGTGATGCGAAGTACACCAGCGCAAAACGCATCGTCGGCCATGGCGGCAGCGCCGGCGGCATGCTGATGGGCGCGGTCGCCAACCGATCGGGCGAATTGTTTGCGGGCATCGTCGCGGAAGTGCCGTTCGTCGACGTGCTGAATACGATGCTCGACGACACGCTGCCGCTGACGCCGCCGGAATGGCCGGAATGGGGTAACCCGATCGAGAGCGAAAAGGATTTTCGCACCATTTTGTCGTACTCGCCCTACGACAACCTCGCGGCCAAGGACTATCCCGCGATCCTGGCGATGGGCGGGCTGACCGATCCGCGCGTCACCTATTGGGAGCCGGCGAAATGGATCGCTCGCCTGCGCGCGACGATGAGTGCCGGCGGCCCGGTGCTGCTGCGCACCAACATGGGCGCCGGCCACGGCGGCGCGTCCGGACGATTCAACCGGCTGGATGAAGTCGCGATCGCCTATGCGTTTGCGCTGTGGGCGGTGGGGATGGCGGAGAAGGGCGAGGTGTGA
- a CDS encoding pyridoxal-phosphate-dependent aminotransferase family protein, giving the protein MTVRAGREFLAIPGPTTMPDEVLQAMHRPALDIYSDQMVQLTESLLTDLSKLFATKGQSYIYIANGHGAWEATLSNVLSRGDKLLVLESGRFAIGWGNAASAMGAEVEVLKGDWRRAIRASEVEARLKQDKDHTIKAIVAVQVDTASGAYNDIEAIGKAIKSTGHPALFMVDTVASLGCMPFEMDKWGIDVAMSGSQKGLMTPPGLGFVAANDRAREVHKKANLRTPYWDWTEREGSEHYRKYAGTAPVHLLFALRKAIDMLHVEGLENAFLRHRLLAEAVRRAVAAWSEGQVLGFNIAEANERSNTVTTVTMNGFDPAALQRYCKDKCGVVLGTGIGDLSGQAFRIAHMGHVNAPMVLGTLGVIEVGLNALNIPHGKGGTEAAIEYLGENVGA; this is encoded by the coding sequence ATGACCGTTCGCGCGGGCCGGGAATTTCTGGCCATCCCGGGACCTACCACCATGCCCGACGAAGTGCTGCAGGCGATGCACCGCCCGGCGCTCGACATCTATTCCGACCAGATGGTGCAGTTGACCGAAAGCCTGCTCACCGACCTCTCGAAACTGTTCGCCACCAAGGGCCAATCCTACATCTACATCGCCAACGGTCACGGCGCATGGGAAGCGACGCTCTCCAACGTGCTATCGCGCGGCGACAAGCTGCTGGTGCTGGAAAGCGGACGCTTTGCGATCGGCTGGGGCAATGCGGCATCGGCGATGGGCGCCGAGGTCGAGGTGCTGAAGGGCGACTGGCGCCGCGCGATCCGCGCGAGCGAGGTCGAAGCGCGGCTGAAGCAGGACAAGGATCACACCATCAAGGCGATCGTAGCTGTACAGGTCGATACGGCGTCCGGCGCCTATAACGACATCGAAGCGATCGGCAAGGCGATCAAGTCGACCGGCCACCCGGCGCTGTTCATGGTCGACACCGTGGCCTCGCTCGGCTGCATGCCGTTCGAGATGGACAAATGGGGCATCGACGTCGCGATGTCCGGTTCGCAGAAGGGCCTGATGACGCCGCCGGGCCTGGGCTTCGTCGCCGCCAACGACCGCGCCCGCGAAGTGCACAAAAAGGCCAACCTTCGCACGCCCTATTGGGACTGGACCGAGCGCGAAGGCAGCGAACACTACCGCAAATATGCCGGCACCGCGCCGGTGCATTTGCTGTTCGCGCTGCGCAAGGCGATCGACATGCTCCATGTCGAGGGACTTGAAAACGCCTTCCTGCGTCATCGCCTGCTCGCCGAGGCGGTGCGCCGCGCGGTGGCGGCGTGGTCCGAGGGCCAGGTGCTCGGCTTCAACATTGCGGAGGCCAATGAGCGCTCCAACACGGTGACGACGGTGACGATGAACGGCTTTGATCCGGCCGCACTGCAGCGCTACTGCAAGGACAAATGCGGCGTGGTGCTCGGTACCGGCATCGGCGACTTGTCCGGCCAGGCTTTTCGCATCGCCCATATGGGCCATGTGAATGCGCCGATGGTTCTGGGCACGCTCGGCGTCATCGAGGTCGGCCTCAACGCGCTCAACATTCCGCATGGCAAGGGCGGAACCGAGGCCGCGATCGAATATCTCGGCGAGAACGTCGGGGCGTAG